The DNA segment TGGTAACTATGCAATTCACAATATTAAGTATACAGATGAAAAACTAAAGTATTACTTAAAGAAAATAGGGGTTGAGTTTATACATGTGGAACAAGGTTATACAAAATGTGCCACTGCAATATTAGACAATAATGGAATAATAACATCGGATCCATCTATCTATGAAGCTGTCAAGGATAATAATATAGACGTATTATTTATCCAACATGGACATATTGATCTTCCAGGACTAAACTATGGTTTTATAGGAGGTAGTTGTGGAGCAATAAATAATACTGATATTGCATTTACAGGGACATTAGATGAACATCCAAATAAAACTGACATTGAAAATTTTATAACAAAAAGAGGAAAAAATGTAATATATTTAAGCAACCAAAAGATTATTGATTTGGGAACAATAATTCCATTGGTATACAATTAATACATATTGCTCTATAGAATATACTCAGAGAAGAAACATATAATACTAATACACAAGATGAAGCAATAATTTTAGAAATCAAAATTTTAATTGCAATCAAAGGAGAGGAGGCAGAAAAAAATTATGGCAATAATATCTATAAGCTTTAATGATAATCTAACACAAATAAATAATATTTTGAATGAAAGATTATGCTCTGTAGAGAGAGAGTACAATATAGGTAAAGAGATGAAAGAATACGGTAATATCCTTTTTTTAAAATATAATTTAAATGAAGATAAAAATCATAAATACAAAAATATTAATAATTTGTTTAAGCATTGTGTTGCTAATATATTGTCAGATATAATATTGGATTTATATCAAGAAAAAATGATAGAGAGTACAGTGGAGGAAAAATATTATTATTTAGATTCAGATGAAAAAAAGCAGATAATTGATAATGCATTGAAGATACTTAAAAATAAAAGTAATATATTTTATGAAGATATTGAATATAGAGTGTCTCAAAAATCTAGAATAATGAAAGTGCTATTAGAGTATTTGGAAAATAATGATGAAATAAATGTAGAGGGATTTGTAAATTTCAGATTGAAATTTTTGAAAAATTATGTATATAGTGCATTGGACAGTGCTATGGAGGAGTTTATAGCTGATAGAGAGTATAGGGAATTTATAAAAATTCTCCAGTACTTTGTTGAAATGCAAGAGCCTAAGTATTTTGTAGTAAATGTCTTTTTAAAAGAAGATGGTAAGTACCAGCTTTTTGATGAAAAGATGAAAAAAATAAATAGTGATGCGTTTGAAGAAATTACCCAAGATATAATCGAATATAATATGGATTATGATGATTTACTTATTAGCTCATTGATAACTATGGCCCCTGAGAAAATAGTAATGCATTGGGACAGTGAAAACAGTAAAAATAGTAATGTTATAAATATAATAAAGGGTATTTTTAAAGATAAGATATTAGAATGTAACGGCTGTCCCTATTGTAATGCAATAATTCATAAGAATCATAGAAAATAAAAATTCCAAAGTCTAATAGGCTTTGGAATTTTTAGAGCTATTATTCAATTTTCACTGACACAAAAATGTGTTATAATAGTACAGTTGATATAATAGTTGGAGGAGATAGAAATATGATTTTTAAGATAGCAATATTAGCAGCAATAGGTTCAATGATAGGATGGATAACAAATATAATAGCTATAAAACTTATTTTTAGGCCTCTTTATCCTGTTACAATACCTCTTTTCAATATTAGTTTCCAAGGGCTTATACCTAAACGAAAGAACGAGATAGCCAAAAGTATAGGAGAAGTAGTGGAAGAAGAACTCCTTTCAGTTAATGAAATATTGGACAAGATGATAGATGAAAGCGATATATCATATATTAAAAATAGTATAAAGACAAAAATAGGTTTAATAGTAAAAGATAAATTACCTCAATTTTTACCAGCTACAGTTAAAAATATGATTTTAAATTATATAGATGATATAGTGGAAACGGAAGGGGAGTCTATACTAAAACAGTTCATCGAAGATATGGTAGATAAAGCCAGTGAAAGGGTAAGTTTATCT comes from the Clostridiisalibacter paucivorans DSM 22131 genome and includes:
- the ytxC gene encoding putative sporulation protein YtxC — its product is MAIISISFNDNLTQINNILNERLCSVEREYNIGKEMKEYGNILFLKYNLNEDKNHKYKNINNLFKHCVANILSDIILDLYQEKMIESTVEEKYYYLDSDEKKQIIDNALKILKNKSNIFYEDIEYRVSQKSRIMKVLLEYLENNDEINVEGFVNFRLKFLKNYVYSALDSAMEEFIADREYREFIKILQYFVEMQEPKYFVVNVFLKEDGKYQLFDEKMKKINSDAFEEITQDIIEYNMDYDDLLISSLITMAPEKIVMHWDSENSKNSNVINIIKGIFKDKILECNGCPYCNAIIHKNHRK
- a CDS encoding DUF6873 family GME fold protein; the protein is MSNKIGNPFIPYKTADAVIIDGRASREIIDNIKRLDIEVYTTKKCNELYDAISYHPDIVLHPINNNTIIVAPNVYEFFKDMFFNRDINIIKGESVLKRNYPDNIAYNVGRIGNYAIHNIKYTDEKLKYYLKKIGVEFIHVEQGYTKCATAILDNNGIITSDPSIYEAVKDNNIDVLFIQHGHIDLPGLNYGFIGGSCGAINNTDIAFTGTLDEHPNKTDIENFITKRGKNVIYLSNQKIIDLGTIIPLVYN
- a CDS encoding DUF445 domain-containing protein, yielding MIFKIAILAAIGSMIGWITNIIAIKLIFRPLYPVTIPLFNISFQGLIPKRKNEIAKSIGEVVEEELLSVNEILDKMIDESDISYIKNSIKTKIGLIVKDKLPQFLPATVKNMILNYIDDIVETEGESILKQFIEDMVDKASERVSLSKMVEDKINSYDMEKIEEIIINIAKKELKHIEILGAILGFVIGIFQGIIILLLG